CCGCAGCCGCCGCGAGGCGCGACGCCCGCATGGGGACCGGCGCTACGCTGTCAGCATTTCCCGCAGCTTTTTGAGCGCCTTGTTCTGAAGCCGCGACACGTGCATCTGGCTGATGTTCAGACGTTTGGCCACCTCCGTCTGCGACATATCGAGGAAATAGCGGTAGAGAAGCACTGCGCGCTCACGCTCGCCCAGGTTCTGCATGGCTCGCGTGAGGTCGTCATATAGCTCCAGTTTCTCCAGCAGCTCGTCCTGCGCCCCCAGCGAGTCGGACGGCTTCATCCCCGCCGCATCCCCTTCGCTGGACGAGGGAGCATCCACGGAGACCGGTGAATACGCGCTGGCCACGGCCAGCCCGTCGAGAACGTCCTGCGGTGGCACCTGCAGACGTTCCGCGATCTCCTCGATAGTGGGTTCGCGTCCCAGTTCGTGCGAAAGCTCCTCAGAGACCTTGGAGACCTGCTGGTTCAGCTCCTGAAGGCGCCGCGGGACCTTCAGACCCCACGCCCTGTCCCGGAAATAACGGCGGATCTCCCCCACAATGGTGGGTGTGGCGAAGGTGCAGAACTTCGAGCCGCGAGAGGGGTCGTAGCGGTCAACGGCCTTGATCAGGCCGATATTGCCCACGGCGATCAGATCTTCCAGAGGCTCGCCGCGGTTGGCGAACTTGCTGGCCAGGTAGCGCACCAGCCTCTGGTTAGAGTCTATGAGCTGCTTCCTGAGGCGCGGGTCCCGTGTCCTGGCGAATTCCCTGAAAAGCTCCTCGGAATCGTCGCGGTCGGCGTTGCCCCGGCGGCTACCCCGCGGCATCTCTTCCCTGTTCACAGTTTTTGACCAGGCGAACCACCTGTCCCCCGCCGGCGGCCTCGCCGATTCCCACCTCATCCACCAGAAGCTGCATCAGGGAGATGCGGAAGCTTTCGTCATCGAAGTCCGGATCAATATCCAGGGAACCGGAAGGACCGGCTTCCGGGGGAATGGGAACATCGTCGCAGATGGTGAGGACGATGCGTCCTTCCTCCAGCTCGCCTGTTACGGTGATACGCGAGGCCGCGCGTCCCGCCTTTTCCGCCCGTTGCACCGAGGATGCGCAGGCTTCTCCCACCGCCAGGCGCAGGTCCTCCACCTCGTTGTACGAGAGGGGAAGCCGCCCGCACAGACCCAGAACGGCAAGCCGCACCACCGAGACATACTCGGCCAGCGCAGGGACTCTGAGTTCCATCACCGGCGCATCGTTGAGCGACACGGGCTCAGTTCCTTTCCGCGCGCGCGACCGCCTCGTCCACCGACTTCAGGATGGTGAACACATTATGCAGCCCCGTAACCTCCAGCACGTGCTGGATCCTGGGCTTGGGGTTCACCAGAAATACCTCGCCGCCGTTCTCACGCGAGCGCTTCAGACCGGCCACCAGGATCCCCAGACCGCTGGAGTCCAGGTAGTCCACCTTGCTCAGGTCCATGACGAGATACTTCGACCCGCCGTCAAGCTGCTCCAGCATCGCCGACCGGACCCGGGGAGACGAATACACGTCCACTTCTCCGGAGAGAGAGACCACTGCGATGTTGTCTCCCCGTTTCTCCGTATGGATGCCCAGTTCCATCAAACCTCCAGACTCTTCCCTGCCGGACTGTGCCTCTCGCGCATCTTTACCGGGCTTGCCCAACGTTCCCAGCCGGGAATCGCGGGTGGCGCCCGTCCCGCGGACGGCTTCCGTTCCCTGTTTCTTTCTTAGCCCACGTTCTCGGTCGAGGATTCCACCTCTTCCGCTGCCTGGCTGACCGCCTCGCGCCCGGCCTCCACGGCCTCCTTGATGCGAACGCTGGCTTCCTCCACCAGATCCTTGCCTTTGGCGGCCAGCTCCTCGGCGCGGGAGACCAGGTCACCCGCCACCCGCTCGGCCTTGCTCTTTAGATCATCCAGAGTATGCCGGACATCCTCGCGCATCTCCGTGCCCGTCTTCGGGGCGAAAAGCAGGGCCACAGCGGCCCCAACCAGCGCCCCCAATCCCACACCCGCCAGCACATTGATCAGGACATTGCGGTCGTTTCGCTCATCCATTCCTGCTCTCGTCCTTTCGTTTGTCGGAGGGGTTCAACAATCTGTCCAACCCCGCAGCCACACCGGCCGCCACCCGTGCCGCCATTCCGGCCGAGTTGGCCGCAACCTTTTTCGCCGTTCCCACCGCACGCAGACCCGTCACCGCGCTTGCCACAGCGCCCACCGCACGCTCCGCCGCGCCGATCTTCACCGTCACAGACTGCACGGTCTGTTGCACCTGGTCGAGGATACTGTTCGCGCGGTCTGTTACGGTGCGCACCTGGGTCTGGACGGCTTCGGAGGTCTCAGTGACAACCTTCGCTATCCGCCGCAGCACGAGGAAGGCCATCAGCAGCATGAGGATGATGAAGGCCACCAGGATGGTGAGCAAGATAGCGATCCACAGGCCCTGGCCGGCTGTCACTGCTGCACTCCTCCTTCAACGGGCTGCCTGGCCCCGCGGCACACGCTCTCGATCGTGCCGCCGCCTAGCACCGTCTCCCCGTCATAGAACACAGCTGCCTGTCCCGGGGTCGGTGCGCGTTCCGGGGTGACAAATTCAAGCTCCCACTCGCCGTCCGGCAGCGGCCGGACTGTGGCCGGGACTTCGCGCATATTGTATCTGACTTTACAGGTCACGGCAATCGGACCGGCCGGAGGCACTCCCGACACCCACTTTACCGCTCCCACCCGCACGCTGGTGGTCATCAACTCTTCCCACGGGCCCACGGTGATGATATTCCGGCATGTGTCTATGTCCACCACATACAGTGGTTCGGCGGCGGCCACGCCGATCCCCTTCCTCTGTCCGATGGTGAACCCGGCTGCTCCGGGGTGCCTTCCCAGAAGCCTGCCCGATGTGTCCCGGATCTCTCCCGGCACCGCGGTCTCGGGCCTGCGCTGCGCCAGGAAGGCGCGGTGGCCTTCGCTGCCCACAAAGCAGATCTCCTGACTGTCCGGCTTCCGCCACACTGGCAGCCCCATCTCTCTGGCCAGCGTCCGGGCGTCCTTCTTGGCCATATCCCCCAGAGGAAACTCCAGGCGCGCAAGCTCCCGCTGCCCCAACATATACAGAACGTAAGACTGATCTTTCCGGGGGTCGGCCGCGCGCAGGAGGGTGAACCGTCCTTCAGCGTCCCGGCCGATCCGCGCATAGTGCCCCGTGGCCAGGCGGTCCGCCCCCAGAGCCTGCGCTTTGCCCAGCAGGGCGCTGAACTTCACGTGCTCGTTGCACCGGATGCACGGGTTCGGGGTCCTCCCGCGCGAGTATTCGTCCAGAAAATCGGCGATGACGGAGCGTTCGAACTCTTCCCGCATGTTGAGGACGTAATGGGGGATGTCCAGCATTGTGGCCACGCGACGCGCGTCCTCCACGGCGTCCAGCGAGCAGCAACCCTGCCCCTCGGAAGGCGCGTCGGACGGCCAGATCTGCAGCGTCACTCCGATGACGTTATACCCCCGCTCCTTCAGCAGAGCTGCGGCGACGGAGCTGTCCACTCCGCCACTCATGGCCACCACCACTGTCATGCCGGTTCTGTCCGTCACGGCGCCCACCTCGCGGGATCGTTCCGCCTCAGCCGCCGGAGCGGGCGCGGCGGCACGCAGGGCAATAGCCGCCGATCTCCACGCGTGCCATCTCGATGGAGTAACCGCGCTTCGTCTCCACCTCCCGTTCCATCTCCGCCCAGGTCTCCGGCTGCATATCCTCCACCTTGCCGCACTGCATGCAGACGATGTGCAGGTGCATCTTCTCGGGGAGCGGCTCGTAAAAGTGCCCGTCGTGCTCCCCCATGTGCAGCAGATCCAGCTCGTCTATGAGCCCCAGCTTCCGCAACCGCTTGATGGTCCGGTAGACGGTGGTCTTGTCAATGGCGGGGACGCGGCGTCGCGCCTCGCGAAGCAGCGTGGGGGCGTCCAGGTGCTCGCGCGAGTTCTCCAGCAGGTCCACAATCACCTGCCGCTGTCGCGTCATCCGCAGCCCCTTCTCCCGGCAGGCCTCGGAAAGGGACTTCCCGGCCATCTTCCGGTCGTAGGAGCGGTCGCTCACAGCCTGTGATCTGGTCTCCATACCGCCATGGTGGCTCCTATCGCTTCTCTTTGTCAAATAAAACACTTACCCTGCAGAACAGGCGCCCGTTTGCCGATGTACAGGGATGCCCGTCTTTTTGCCAGGTCAAGGGTCCTGCCGCCGTGTCCGGAAGCGTTGCCCTCCTGGCTCCGAACGTGCTATAATAAAACCCGGTAAATCTACCGGGTTGAGACAGAGGAGGGCAAGCTGATGAAGCCGGATTCTGATGTCAGAGGCCCGGAGGCCCCCGCCGTGGCGGCGGTCTCCATTTACCCTGGAGAGCGCCACCTGCTGGATCCCGAGCTGGTGGCCGAGGCAAGGAGGAGCCTCATCGAGAATCACGAGCTCCTGTGCGAGCCGGCGTGTTCGTCGGATCTCGAAAACGATATCCTTCTGGAGCTCTGAGTCCGGTCCGGGCTGTTTCGCCGGTGTCCCGGAAGTTCACCGGCGGGCAGGGAAAGCCCGGCAGACAGGTTTGAGGCGATACTGCAAGGCGGACCCAGTCGGGTCCGCTTTCTCTTGTACCCCCCTCCGATGGGCTCCTAGCTCAGCCCGTGGGGAAGAACATGGCGTCCATATAGGCGTCGCGGAAGTCGGGGCTGCCAGAGAGTTCCACATAGCGCACCCGGGACCTCAGCCTCTGCGCCTGCCGGCGCTCCGCGTGCGAGAGAAGCGCCATCTGCGCCCCCACTCCTGCCGCATTGCCCACCGAGCGGATGCGGTTGAGCGGCACGGCTGGAAGCAGCCCGATCCGCCGGGCGCTTGAGGGTCTCACAAAGTTGCCGAACGCTCCGGCCAGCAGGACGACGCCCAGCCCGGCGGGGTCCACTCCGTTGCGGTCGCACAGCACCTGGATGCCGGCCGCGATGGAGCCCTTGGCGTTCTGAAGCTCCCGGATATCCGCCTGGGTCAGCGCCACTTCCCCCTGATGCCGGTCACCAAAGACCACCTCCTGCGCGCCGTCGCGCTCGCGCAGCCGGGCGGCGACCGGAGCCGGGACCGTATCCGGAAGTTCGTCCGCGGGCAGCAGGCGGCCGGTCTCGTCCACCAGTCCGCTTTCCAGCAGCGCCGCCACCGCGTCCACCAGTCCGGAACCGCAGAAACCCCGGGCGCGCGCTCCGCCGATGGTCTCGATGCAGAAGTCCCCGTCCGGCGTCAGGCGGACCGATGTGATGGCTCCCTCCGCAGCTCGCATTCCGCTGGAGATGTTCGCGCCCTCAAAGCACGGGCCGGCCGGCGCGGCGCAGGCCACGATGTCCCCGTTGACGCACAGGACGATCTCCCCGTTCGTCCCGATATCCACCAGGAGAGAGGTTCCTTTGCGCCTCCAGAGCCGTGTCGCCAGGATGTCCGCCACAATATCGCCGCCCACGTAGCTTGCCACCGCGGGCATCACATACACCCGTCCGGCGGGGTTGATGTCCATCCGCGCCTGACCGGGCGGAAGGGAAAGCCCCTCCTGGACTACGGGAATATAGGGAGCGAACGCGATGTTGCGGGGATCTATCCCCAGGAACAGATGCTGCATCACACTGTTGCCCGCCACCGAGACGGCATACACCTGGCGGCGGTCCGCTCCAGCCTCGTCGCAGAGTTCCCCGATCATCCGGTTCAGCCGGTTGCAGACCTGGGTATGGAGCGTCTTCAGGCCGTTCGGCTCGTTGATGGCATACTCTATTCGGCTGATGACGTCCGCCCCATAGGAAACCTGCGGATTCAGATCGCTCGCTACAGCAAGTTCTTCGCCGGTCCATAGGTCACGCAGGTAGCCCACCAGAGTGGTGGTTCCGATGTCGAACGCCACCCCAAGGAGCGATGCTGTCGTGTCACCCGGCTCGATGCCTGTCAGGCGCCCGTCGCAGAGCACTGCCGTCGCCTGCCATTCGGGGCGAAGCGCTCCGGCAAGCGAGCGCAGCACCTCCAGTCCCACCGTGTCCTCTGCAGCGATCCCCAGCTCGCGGCAGGCCCTGGCATAGTCGCCGGTCTGGTCCTCCAGCGACGGTGGAGTCAGTTTGAAGACGCGCTTCACCACCGGAGGGGCCAGCCGGAACCGCGCGCGCACCCCGCCGGTCAGAATCTGCTGCGGTCCATAGGACGGGACTGTGACCTCCACCTCCCCGCGGGGCCACGTCTGGCACGCCAGCCGCCAGCCGTCCTTCAACTGCTCTTCGGAAAGGAATCGCCGTTCGGTGTCGGTGGGTTCCGAAACAGGGCCTTTGACGAACACCAGGCACTTACCGCAGGTTCCGACCCCATTGCAGGTGTTATAGATGGCGACATCCGCCTCGCGGGCCAGAGCGAAGATGGTCAGGGAGTCGCGGACGTGACGAACACGGTCGGAAGGGAGGAAGCGCACGCAGGCCTCTGTGCGCCGAGAGGGCGATCTGTCTGTCATAGGGTGCAACCGGTCCTGGCTTTGGGATTTTCCGGGTGCATCATAGCGGGAAAACCGCCGCTGCGTCATCGGGATAAGTTCGCGAAGGGGTGCTGGGGGACAGGCCTTTGATGCAAAAAGGGCGCCCTTTGGGGCGCCCCCACGGTGTCAGTCGGAAGACTCCAGGCGTCAAGCCGACTCGACCTTGATGTTCCGGGTCTTGGCCACCTGGGTCTTCGGGAGGGTGACCTTCAGCACGCCGTTCTTC
The sequence above is drawn from the Armatimonadota bacterium genome and encodes:
- the rsbV gene encoding anti-sigma-B factor antagonist gives rise to the protein MELGIHTEKRGDNIAVVSLSGEVDVYSSPRVRSAMLEQLDGGSKYLVMDLSKVDYLDSSGLGILVAGLKRSRENGGEVFLVNPKPRIQHVLEVTGLHNVFTILKSVDEAVARAERN
- the mnmA gene encoding tRNA-specific 2-thiouridylase MnmA, with the protein product MTDRTGMTVVVAMSGGVDSSVAAALLKERGYNVIGVTLQIWPSDAPSEGQGCCSLDAVEDARRVATMLDIPHYVLNMREEFERSVIADFLDEYSRGRTPNPCIRCNEHVKFSALLGKAQALGADRLATGHYARIGRDAEGRFTLLRAADPRKDQSYVLYMLGQRELARLEFPLGDMAKKDARTLAREMGLPVWRKPDSQEICFVGSEGHRAFLAQRRPETAVPGEIRDTSGRLLGRHPGAAGFTIGQRKGIGVAAAEPLYVVDIDTCRNIITVGPWEELMTTSVRVGAVKWVSGVPPAGPIAVTCKVRYNMREVPATVRPLPDGEWELEFVTPERAPTPGQAAVFYDGETVLGGGTIESVCRGARQPVEGGVQQ
- a CDS encoding transcriptional repressor, which produces METRSQAVSDRSYDRKMAGKSLSEACREKGLRMTRQRQVIVDLLENSREHLDAPTLLREARRRVPAIDKTTVYRTIKRLRKLGLIDELDLLHMGEHDGHFYEPLPEKMHLHIVCMQCGKVEDMQPETWAEMEREVETKRGYSIEMARVEIGGYCPACRRARSGG
- a CDS encoding ferredoxin, with amino-acid sequence MTDRSPSRRTEACVRFLPSDRVRHVRDSLTIFALAREADVAIYNTCNGVGTCGKCLVFVKGPVSEPTDTERRFLSEEQLKDGWRLACQTWPRGEVEVTVPSYGPQQILTGGVRARFRLAPPVVKRVFKLTPPSLEDQTGDYARACRELGIAAEDTVGLEVLRSLAGALRPEWQATAVLCDGRLTGIEPGDTTASLLGVAFDIGTTTLVGYLRDLWTGEELAVASDLNPQVSYGADVISRIEYAINEPNGLKTLHTQVCNRLNRMIGELCDEAGADRRQVYAVSVAGNSVMQHLFLGIDPRNIAFAPYIPVVQEGLSLPPGQARMDINPAGRVYVMPAVASYVGGDIVADILATRLWRRKGTSLLVDIGTNGEIVLCVNGDIVACAAPAGPCFEGANISSGMRAAEGAITSVRLTPDGDFCIETIGGARARGFCGSGLVDAVAALLESGLVDETGRLLPADELPDTVPAPVAARLRERDGAQEVVFGDRHQGEVALTQADIRELQNAKGSIAAGIQVLCDRNGVDPAGLGVVLLAGAFGNFVRPSSARRIGLLPAVPLNRIRSVGNAAGVGAQMALLSHAERRQAQRLRSRVRYVELSGSPDFRDAYMDAMFFPTG